The following are from one region of the Stigmatella ashevillena genome:
- the tnpB gene encoding IS66 family insertion sequence element accessory protein TnpB (TnpB, as the term is used for proteins encoded by IS66 family insertion elements, is considered an accessory protein, since TnpC, encoded by a neighboring gene, is a DDE family transposase.), translating to MLTLPSAVRIVLATEPVDMRKSIDGLMGLVRSSFGEDVYSGHLFVFVSRRGDRVKILTFSRGGFILYYKRLEQGRFRLPQVQAEANSVRLDATQLAMLLDGIDVEEVKRPAAWEPPKHAAAS from the coding sequence GTGCTGACGCTGCCCTCTGCGGTGAGGATTGTGCTGGCAACAGAGCCAGTGGACATGCGCAAGTCCATCGACGGGCTGATGGGGCTGGTGCGTTCCAGCTTTGGAGAGGACGTCTACTCCGGACACCTGTTCGTCTTCGTCAGTCGGAGGGGGGACCGGGTGAAGATTCTCACCTTCAGCCGCGGCGGCTTCATCCTGTACTACAAGCGCTTGGAGCAAGGCCGGTTCCGGCTGCCGCAGGTGCAGGCGGAGGCAAACTCCGTGAGGCTGGACGCCACGCAGTTGGCGATGTTGCTGGACGGCATCGACGTAGAGGAGGTGAAGCGGCCCGCTGCTTGGGAGCCGCCCAAGCACGCAGCCGCCTCGTGA
- a CDS encoding sterol desaturase family protein: MSLIVLSIPLFFVLMGAEWVAGRLLGRRVFRGPDVFANLSLGAAQTVFGVVAGGLLAGAYVALYSVRLFEVPAASPWAWGLLLLGTDFCYYWFHRVSHRTHLGWIAHAPHHQSEDFNLSVALRQGPVQPFFSRAFYLPLALLGFPPAMFATAVALNTLYQFWVHTELIDKLGPLEWVLVTPSHHRVHHACNGRYLDKNHGAMLILWDRLFGTFEPERGPVTYGTVEPVRTFNPLLAAWRPFQEAVSLVRRTPRFQDKLRFWFMPPEWQPPGVESPHAEVPPRRPRFDVSPPRRVVLYLASVGVLTLGVTVFFLFRGAALSVPLKLAFTAWFLASLGGLGGVLEGRRWAWWVEAPRLALVPLAVLSL, encoded by the coding sequence ATGAGCCTTATTGTCCTGTCCATTCCTCTCTTCTTCGTGCTGATGGGCGCCGAGTGGGTGGCGGGGCGGTTGCTCGGCCGCCGAGTGTTCCGGGGGCCGGATGTCTTCGCGAATCTCTCCCTGGGGGCGGCCCAGACGGTCTTCGGCGTGGTGGCGGGGGGGCTGCTCGCGGGCGCGTACGTGGCCCTTTACTCGGTCCGGTTGTTCGAGGTTCCCGCCGCTTCGCCATGGGCCTGGGGGTTGCTGCTGCTCGGCACGGACTTTTGCTACTACTGGTTCCACCGTGTCTCGCACCGCACCCACTTGGGGTGGATCGCCCATGCGCCCCACCACCAGAGCGAGGACTTCAACCTGTCCGTTGCGTTGAGGCAGGGACCGGTCCAGCCCTTCTTCTCGCGCGCCTTCTACCTGCCGCTGGCGCTGCTGGGCTTTCCCCCGGCCATGTTCGCCACCGCCGTGGCGCTCAACACCCTCTATCAGTTCTGGGTCCACACCGAGCTCATCGACAAACTCGGGCCGCTCGAATGGGTGCTCGTCACGCCGTCGCACCACCGCGTGCATCACGCCTGCAATGGCCGCTACCTGGACAAGAACCACGGCGCCATGCTGATCCTCTGGGATCGGCTGTTCGGAACCTTCGAGCCCGAGCGTGGGCCCGTGACCTACGGCACGGTCGAGCCCGTGAGGACCTTCAATCCCCTGCTCGCCGCATGGCGTCCGTTCCAGGAGGCCGTGAGCCTCGTGCGGAGGACGCCTCGCTTCCAGGACAAGCTGCGCTTCTGGTTCATGCCGCCCGAATGGCAACCGCCGGGCGTGGAGAGCCCCCACGCCGAGGTACCACCTCGGCGGCCCCGGTTCGACGTGAGCCCCCCGCGTCGCGTGGTGCTCTACCTGGCGAGCGTGGGCGTGCTCACGCTGGGGGTGACCGTGTTTTTCCTCTTCCGGGGAGCCGCGCTGTCTGTTCCCCTGAAGCTCGCGTTCACGGCGTGGTTCCTCGCGTCATTGGGCGGGCTCGGGGGCGTGCTGGAAGGGCGCCGCTGGGCGTGGTGGGTGGAGGCCCCGCGGCTCGCATTGGTACCGCTCGCGGTCTTGAGCCTCTGA
- a CDS encoding aspartate/glutamate racemase family protein: MKTMGLLGGMSWESSAEYYRIANEYVKARLGGHHSAKIVLYSVDFAEIEKCQSAGRWDEAATLLKAAAQSIERAGADILVLCTNTMHKLAGEISASIHIPFLHIAEATGQEIVKQGLKTVGLLGTRYTMEQDFYQGKLLEMGLNVVVPPEEDRQVVHRVIYDELCLGHVNGASREQYQRIIQGLIAQGAQGVILGCTEITLLIKQADVPVPAFDTTSIHAMKAAEFCLASGS; the protein is encoded by the coding sequence ATGAAGACGATGGGGCTGCTGGGTGGAATGAGCTGGGAGTCTTCGGCCGAGTACTACCGGATCGCCAATGAGTACGTGAAGGCGCGGCTCGGGGGTCATCACTCCGCGAAGATCGTCCTCTACAGCGTCGATTTCGCCGAGATCGAGAAGTGTCAGAGCGCGGGCCGGTGGGACGAGGCGGCCACCCTCCTGAAGGCCGCCGCCCAGTCAATCGAGCGCGCGGGTGCCGACATCCTGGTGCTCTGCACCAACACCATGCACAAGCTCGCGGGGGAGATCTCGGCCAGCATTCACATCCCCTTCCTGCACATCGCCGAGGCGACGGGGCAGGAGATCGTCAAGCAAGGCCTGAAGACGGTGGGGCTCCTGGGGACGCGCTACACCATGGAGCAGGATTTCTATCAGGGCAAGCTGCTGGAGATGGGGCTGAACGTCGTGGTGCCTCCCGAGGAGGATCGCCAGGTTGTTCACCGCGTCATCTATGACGAGCTGTGCTTGGGGCACGTGAACGGTGCCTCCCGCGAGCAGTACCAGCGCATCATCCAGGGGCTCATCGCCCAGGGGGCGCAGGGGGTCATCCTCGGCTGCACGGAGATCACCCTGCTGATCAAGCAGGCGGACGTGCCGGTGCCGGCGTTCGACACGACCTCCATCCACGCGATGAAGGCCGCGGAGTTCTGTCTGGCTTCGGGCTCATGA
- a CDS encoding AHH domain-containing protein, with translation MRFVGVVASLLLVGGCATTRVVHVDVGDGRQVVHESVEIDPVWVSENEFKAALTQLILDARMDVAFRETDAADQRGWVRSRTLLASSRGLADSGSGSSPESLYARICPDGDDCLTLVGGTGLTFSRKDRTLMALSFALDTVWESVEAEIGKVLNPAALKAMVTSAALTLLLTMTLPEPVTKVLAVALTAAMVAYLGIVPVWEIGRGFVRLWDDSEGATTLIELQDTGHRFGNVLGTNGTRVLVLVVMAALGGKSAMAAQGPKLPGFPQAALRAQAEAGFQLGAALNGGVTSIAMPAAGVLNVALAPGATAAVAMYSNGIRGDAEGPVHHICTNKNLTSAASGGPWTPLCERIFNKAGMSLEDAANKVRLNGHEGPHPERYHKDVVDRLERAVEHCRTTETCRAKLMRELAKIADELLTPGSPLRSFIVKVEG, from the coding sequence GTGCGATTCGTGGGCGTTGTCGCGTCATTGCTTCTTGTAGGAGGATGTGCGACCACTCGCGTCGTCCACGTTGATGTTGGAGACGGCAGGCAGGTGGTCCACGAGTCCGTGGAGATTGACCCGGTCTGGGTGAGTGAAAACGAGTTCAAGGCGGCCCTCACGCAGCTCATCCTTGACGCGCGCATGGACGTTGCGTTCCGCGAAACGGATGCAGCGGATCAGCGAGGGTGGGTGAGGTCCAGGACTCTGCTCGCGTCATCCAGGGGACTCGCGGACTCCGGCTCGGGGAGTTCACCTGAGTCCTTGTATGCGCGCATTTGCCCCGACGGGGACGACTGCTTGACCCTCGTGGGCGGGACGGGTCTGACGTTCTCGCGCAAGGACCGCACGTTGATGGCGCTCTCGTTCGCGCTCGACACCGTCTGGGAGAGCGTCGAGGCCGAGATCGGCAAGGTGCTGAACCCAGCAGCGCTCAAGGCCATGGTGACCTCGGCCGCGCTGACTCTTCTCCTCACGATGACCCTTCCCGAACCAGTCACCAAGGTCCTTGCGGTCGCGTTGACGGCGGCCATGGTGGCTTACCTGGGCATTGTTCCGGTCTGGGAGATTGGCCGAGGCTTCGTCAGGCTGTGGGACGACTCGGAGGGAGCCACGACTCTCATCGAGTTGCAGGACACCGGCCACCGCTTCGGAAATGTGCTCGGTACGAACGGCACGCGCGTCCTGGTTCTCGTCGTCATGGCGGCTCTCGGCGGAAAGAGCGCGATGGCGGCCCAGGGCCCGAAGCTCCCGGGCTTTCCGCAGGCCGCGCTTCGAGCGCAGGCCGAGGCAGGATTCCAGCTCGGGGCGGCACTGAACGGCGGCGTGACTTCCATCGCGATGCCTGCTGCTGGAGTACTGAACGTAGCGCTGGCTCCGGGAGCTACTGCTGCCGTCGCGATGTACTCGAACGGTATTCGTGGCGACGCCGAAGGCCCGGTCCACCACATTTGCACAAACAAGAACCTGACTTCGGCTGCTTCTGGAGGGCCGTGGACGCCACTGTGCGAGAGGATTTTCAATAAGGCGGGCATGTCACTTGAGGACGCGGCGAACAAAGTGCGACTCAATGGCCATGAGGGGCCTCACCCCGAGCGCTACCACAAGGACGTGGTGGATCGGCTAGAACGAGCCGTAGAGCACTGCCGGACGACTGAGACTTGTCGGGCCAAGTTAATGCGCGAGCTTGCAAAGATTGCCGACGAGCTTTTGACTCCCGGCTCTCCGCTGCGAAGTTTCATTGTGAAGGTGGAGGGGTGA
- the htpX gene encoding protease HtpX has translation MKGSFFKRITLFLLTNLAVVAALGIVARLLGVESFLARQGAGLNLPALLIMSAVMGFAGSIISLLISKPMAKWSTGAQVVTAPRTDAERWLVGTVQRLARDAGIGMPEVAVYDSPDMNAFATGAFRNSALVAVSTGLLHGMERDEVEAVLGHEVAHVANGDMVTLSLLQGVLNTFVIFLSRVVGFLVDRFLNRSEDGEESTGTGPGYFLTSIVLQIIFGIGASLIVAWFSRRREFRADVGGAQLVDPNAMARALNRLRMQQGEPSLLPSSMRAFGIRGGGVMALFSSHPPLEERIQRLTDGTWRN, from the coding sequence ATGAAAGGGAGCTTCTTCAAGCGCATCACGCTGTTCCTGCTGACCAACCTGGCGGTGGTGGCGGCGCTGGGAATCGTCGCCAGGCTGCTGGGCGTGGAGAGCTTCCTCGCCCGTCAGGGCGCGGGGCTGAACCTGCCTGCCCTGCTCATCATGTCGGCGGTGATGGGCTTTGCCGGCTCGATCATCTCGCTGCTGATCTCCAAGCCGATGGCCAAGTGGAGCACGGGGGCCCAGGTCGTCACCGCGCCGCGCACGGACGCCGAGCGGTGGCTCGTGGGCACGGTGCAGCGGCTGGCGCGGGACGCGGGCATCGGGATGCCCGAGGTGGCGGTCTACGACAGCCCGGACATGAACGCCTTCGCGACGGGAGCGTTCCGCAACAGCGCGCTGGTGGCGGTGTCCACGGGCCTGCTCCACGGCATGGAGCGGGACGAGGTGGAGGCGGTGCTGGGCCATGAGGTGGCCCACGTGGCCAACGGCGACATGGTGACGCTCTCGCTGCTTCAGGGCGTGCTCAACACCTTCGTCATCTTCCTGAGCCGGGTGGTGGGCTTCCTGGTGGACCGGTTCCTCAACCGCTCGGAGGACGGCGAGGAGAGCACTGGCACGGGACCGGGCTACTTCCTCACCAGCATCGTGCTGCAGATCATCTTCGGCATTGGCGCCAGCCTCATCGTGGCCTGGTTCAGCCGCCGACGGGAGTTCCGCGCGGACGTGGGCGGCGCCCAGTTGGTGGACCCCAACGCGATGGCCCGCGCGCTGAACCGGCTGCGCATGCAGCAGGGGGAGCCGAGCCTGCTGCCGTCCAGCATGCGGGCCTTCGGCATCCGCGGGGGGGGCGTGATGGCCCTCTTCTCGAGCCACCCGCCGCTCGAGGAGCGCATCCAGCGCCTGACCGACGGCACTTGGCGGAACTGA
- a CDS encoding tenascin-X, whose translation MKSRLWGLVAGVSVALLFACGDVSDDAGVSDTARSESELNECPCGPPSGPMCEPCFSICGDHFCDSAHGENSSNCPEDCAPAPFCGDGSCNNGETSATCPSDCSPSTWCGDGACNGGETAASCPVDCGSSTCGNGVCSPREQVSCPSDCPPACPWCPQEPIDTKG comes from the coding sequence ATGAAGTCTCGTCTCTGGGGTCTCGTGGCAGGGGTGTCGGTGGCACTTCTCTTCGCGTGTGGCGACGTGTCGGACGACGCCGGAGTGTCGGACACCGCGCGGAGCGAGTCCGAACTCAACGAGTGCCCCTGTGGGCCGCCCTCGGGGCCGATGTGCGAGCCCTGCTTCTCCATCTGTGGCGACCATTTCTGTGACTCCGCCCACGGGGAGAACAGCTCCAACTGTCCGGAGGACTGTGCGCCGGCGCCCTTCTGTGGAGACGGCAGTTGCAACAACGGGGAGACGAGCGCGACGTGCCCCTCTGACTGTAGTCCCAGCACTTGGTGCGGGGATGGGGCCTGCAACGGGGGGGAGACGGCGGCGTCGTGCCCCGTGGACTGCGGCAGCTCCACGTGTGGGAATGGCGTCTGCTCGCCGAGAGAGCAGGTGTCGTGCCCCTCGGACTGCCCGCCCGCGTGCCCCTGGTGTCCGCAGGAGCCCATCGACACGAAGGGCTAA
- a CDS encoding imm11 family protein encodes MERNFYWVRRADVPQWLIETPTRKSGEAFDEPWMFTDGRMLEDPGRMKAQVATPGEKRTFVFSSIEKAPIASEAVANAFRTLAPDDVQLLPVSIEREAEPYFVINAFQVVDCIDEEQCQEVQHYAKDDPFPEYEGEYRWVYGLRIAPSKTEGAHVFRLMKFKTAFIVSEDIKNALERVGNLGVSFERVTGPH; translated from the coding sequence ATGGAGCGCAATTTCTATTGGGTAAGAAGGGCTGATGTGCCGCAATGGCTCATCGAGACACCGACACGGAAGTCTGGCGAAGCGTTTGACGAGCCTTGGATGTTTACAGATGGACGAATGCTTGAAGACCCGGGACGCATGAAAGCACAGGTTGCTACCCCAGGCGAGAAGCGCACGTTTGTGTTCTCCAGTATCGAGAAGGCCCCCATCGCCAGCGAGGCCGTCGCGAATGCCTTTAGAACCCTGGCTCCCGATGACGTGCAGCTTCTCCCGGTGTCGATAGAGCGAGAAGCCGAACCGTACTTCGTTATCAATGCATTCCAAGTGGTTGATTGCATTGATGAAGAACAATGTCAGGAAGTGCAGCATTACGCCAAGGATGATCCCTTTCCTGAATATGAAGGAGAGTATCGCTGGGTATACGGCCTGCGAATCGCCCCCTCGAAGACTGAAGGAGCCCACGTCTTTCGGCTGATGAAGTTCAAGACCGCATTCATCGTGTCGGAGGACATCAAGAACGCGCTCGAACGGGTCGGAAACCTGGGAGTGTCGTTCGAGCGCGTGACCGGGCCCCACTAA
- the tnpC gene encoding IS66 family transposase: MPLDHFCPWREEAEELRERLTTLEAKMASLERHVFGKKAERLPTVRQQLQAERTDAEAAAQAQAALQKRRERATLKMEQALTREVRHAVPEEQRQCPTCGSQELKPLGKGRISMLYEYIPPRFERQVHVQETLACACGKGVVTAPVPPKVVDRGEYGPRFIAHVVASKCADSLPLHRLAQRVERGGVPMSRSTLTDLFHRAAEGVAPLAARLLLRISQSAVVWADETPLRVLEVKKTHLGYLWTFLTQNEQGQWLIGYRFSMSRSGKTPQQVLNGTLGALVVDAYTGYNPVTLPGGRVRVGCWSHARRKFFDALSTAPEAQQALDFILSLYRVEHEAVQTGVVRMLTHRALRQHKSRPVLQSLHAWLTAQLPLHPPKSPMGQALSYTLHQWQPLCRFVDDERLPLDNNRSEGALRKVALGRKNFLFVGHPSAGENLAGLYALVATCEANGINPELYLADVLLRVQTHPNSRIDELLPHLWQPLSAAAAA, translated from the coding sequence CTGCCGTTAGACCATTTCTGCCCGTGGAGAGAAGAGGCCGAAGAGCTGAGAGAGCGGCTCACCACGTTGGAGGCGAAGATGGCCTCCCTGGAGCGGCACGTGTTCGGCAAGAAGGCCGAGCGGCTGCCGACGGTGCGCCAGCAATTGCAAGCGGAGAGGACCGACGCGGAGGCAGCCGCCCAGGCCCAGGCTGCGCTCCAGAAAAGACGCGAGCGGGCCACGCTCAAAATGGAGCAGGCGCTCACCCGAGAGGTGCGCCACGCCGTTCCCGAGGAGCAGCGACAGTGCCCTACCTGCGGCAGCCAGGAGTTGAAGCCTCTGGGAAAGGGCCGCATCAGCATGCTGTACGAATACATTCCGCCGCGCTTCGAGCGGCAGGTGCACGTGCAGGAAACACTGGCGTGCGCCTGCGGCAAGGGTGTGGTGACTGCGCCCGTGCCGCCCAAGGTGGTGGACAGAGGCGAGTACGGCCCCCGCTTCATCGCCCACGTGGTGGCCTCCAAGTGTGCAGACTCGTTGCCCCTGCACAGGCTGGCTCAGCGCGTGGAGCGAGGCGGGGTGCCCATGAGCCGTAGCACCCTGACGGATTTGTTTCATCGTGCCGCCGAGGGGGTGGCCCCGCTGGCCGCGCGCCTGCTGCTGCGCATCAGCCAGTCGGCCGTGGTGTGGGCCGATGAGACGCCGCTGCGCGTGCTGGAGGTGAAGAAGACACACCTGGGCTACCTGTGGACATTTCTCACTCAGAATGAGCAGGGCCAGTGGCTCATCGGCTACCGATTCAGCATGAGCCGCTCGGGAAAAACACCTCAGCAGGTGTTGAACGGCACGTTGGGGGCGCTCGTGGTGGATGCGTATACCGGTTACAACCCCGTGACACTGCCGGGCGGGCGCGTCCGCGTCGGCTGCTGGTCGCACGCACGCCGCAAATTCTTCGACGCTCTGTCCACCGCGCCCGAGGCCCAGCAGGCCTTGGATTTCATTCTGTCGCTCTACCGAGTGGAGCACGAGGCGGTGCAGACAGGCGTGGTGCGCATGCTGACCCACCGGGCCCTGCGCCAGCACAAGAGCCGCCCCGTACTCCAGTCGCTCCACGCCTGGCTCACCGCGCAACTGCCGCTGCATCCACCCAAGAGCCCCATGGGTCAGGCTCTCTCCTATACTCTCCACCAGTGGCAGCCCCTCTGCCGCTTCGTGGATGACGAGCGGTTGCCTTTGGACAACAACCGCAGCGAGGGCGCACTGCGCAAGGTGGCCTTGGGCCGCAAGAACTTCCTCTTCGTCGGCCATCCATCCGCGGGCGAGAACTTGGCGGGTCTCTACGCTCTGGTGGCCACCTGTGAGGCTAACGGCATCAACCCTGAGCTGTACTTGGCCGACGTGCTGCTGCGCGTGCAGACTCACCCCAACTCGCGCATCGACGAACTGCTCCCCCATCTGTGGCAGCCGCTGTCGGCAGCCGCCGCCGCTTGA
- a CDS encoding alpha/beta fold hydrolase has protein sequence MSAVLLGVAFVVGATPSGWGYAVGAGVTSVGLLTLRWRRWRGLTRAGLGLLVLVMGSRLLLTERQGLRTLRLPDGGTRLVNRLVEERDGVLFAARLLPLSGMFPQEDARDLVPAMEAVFDQMSEAEGPIASPVPATWLGLQSPEAFDAVVIPAEGASSPKTAVVFLHGFAGNLSVYCWQMARSARAISALTVCPSVGLVGDWWSPDGQETLKRTYAWLAKRGVQRVYLSGLSNGGMGASALAGQTAHPGLELRGLVLISGAQTTAVQSGVPMLLVEGKYDSRVPPRVVQEVAQRAGRLATYVEVDSGHFALLDRAAECEKAISSWLLDREQ, from the coding sequence GTGTCCGCCGTCTTGCTCGGGGTGGCCTTCGTTGTCGGGGCCACTCCCTCGGGTTGGGGCTACGCGGTGGGGGCCGGGGTCACCTCGGTGGGGCTGCTCACCCTGCGCTGGAGGCGGTGGCGGGGGCTCACCCGGGCGGGGCTGGGGCTCCTGGTGCTCGTGATGGGTTCCCGGCTGCTCCTGACCGAGAGGCAGGGCCTGCGCACCTTGCGGTTGCCGGACGGAGGGACACGGCTTGTGAACCGGCTCGTCGAGGAGCGGGATGGCGTTCTCTTCGCGGCCCGTCTGCTTCCGCTCTCCGGCATGTTCCCCCAGGAGGACGCTCGTGACCTGGTGCCGGCGATGGAGGCGGTCTTTGACCAGATGAGCGAGGCCGAAGGCCCCATCGCCTCGCCTGTCCCTGCGACGTGGCTCGGGTTGCAGTCCCCCGAGGCTTTTGATGCCGTCGTCATTCCTGCCGAGGGCGCCTCTTCTCCGAAGACCGCCGTGGTGTTCCTGCATGGGTTTGCTGGCAACCTCTCGGTGTACTGCTGGCAGATGGCCCGTTCGGCCCGAGCCATCTCCGCGCTCACGGTCTGCCCGTCCGTGGGGCTGGTGGGAGATTGGTGGTCACCGGATGGACAAGAAACGCTCAAGCGCACCTATGCATGGCTTGCGAAGCGCGGCGTCCAGCGGGTGTACCTCTCGGGCCTGTCCAACGGAGGCATGGGTGCGAGCGCGCTCGCGGGGCAGACCGCGCATCCCGGCCTGGAACTCCGCGGCCTGGTGTTGATCTCAGGGGCGCAGACAACAGCGGTGCAGTCCGGTGTCCCCATGCTGCTGGTCGAGGGGAAGTACGATTCCAGGGTGCCCCCGCGCGTGGTGCAAGAGGTCGCCCAGCGCGCGGGCCGCCTCGCGACCTATGTCGAGGTCGACAGTGGCCACTTCGCCCTCTTGGACCGCGCCGCGGAGTGTGAGAAAGCGATCTCCTCGTGGTTGCTCGACAGAGAGCAGTGA
- a CDS encoding M23 family metallopeptidase translates to MSPWKYATLIVLLCCSAVPLDAGAQPFMDWPLGQSVNSVPVMGYNVHIRRRFAAAEPGWKDGRQHTGIDMYWDDNDTVGTAGAPVYAALSGVVVCLPSTSFTPGKVVVLMHKDLAGAEFYSMYGHVEPASWLRLNQVVNRGEPIAVVAENPDAPKQAHLHFEIRKWFESPVTNDCLGPGYAPLGQTAGILNWWDPVYFYYNQRPLLSNTVALVDTEFNLRAGPSTNASILSSHNPAGPVNVAGVHQNTADNANGTEWWYETRFEDEQAGPVTAYVAGARPEPQEGFYGTYLHVGEVRHLDTACQCAFGQDQNRRPIHSSVTYCGYHVCGADNFAYECRANGWVYKDIPCNAPPTCPCGNFDDMYGTIEANKTYCGMRVCGGDTNDRMYECTNSGWVEQATRCN, encoded by the coding sequence ATGTCTCCCTGGAAGTACGCGACGCTCATCGTGCTCCTCTGCTGCAGTGCCGTTCCTCTGGACGCCGGAGCCCAGCCCTTCATGGATTGGCCCCTCGGACAGTCCGTCAACTCGGTTCCGGTGATGGGCTACAACGTTCATATCCGCAGACGCTTTGCCGCGGCGGAACCGGGATGGAAGGACGGGCGTCAGCACACGGGCATCGATATGTACTGGGATGACAATGACACCGTGGGGACAGCAGGCGCACCGGTGTACGCAGCCCTCTCAGGGGTCGTGGTCTGCCTGCCATCCACATCATTCACCCCCGGCAAGGTGGTCGTGCTCATGCACAAGGACCTCGCAGGAGCCGAGTTCTACTCCATGTACGGCCACGTGGAACCTGCCTCCTGGCTCCGGCTGAATCAGGTCGTGAACCGGGGGGAGCCGATTGCCGTGGTCGCGGAGAACCCAGACGCACCAAAACAAGCGCACCTCCATTTCGAAATCAGGAAGTGGTTCGAATCCCCCGTAACGAACGACTGCTTGGGACCTGGTTACGCCCCCCTGGGCCAGACGGCCGGAATCCTGAACTGGTGGGACCCGGTGTATTTCTATTACAACCAGCGCCCTCTGCTATCCAACACGGTTGCCTTGGTGGACACGGAGTTCAACCTCCGCGCCGGGCCCAGTACGAATGCGAGCATCCTGTCCTCCCATAATCCGGCGGGGCCGGTGAACGTCGCGGGTGTGCACCAGAACACGGCGGACAACGCGAATGGCACGGAGTGGTGGTACGAGACGCGCTTCGAGGATGAGCAGGCGGGGCCGGTGACCGCCTATGTCGCGGGAGCACGTCCGGAGCCTCAAGAAGGGTTCTACGGCACGTACCTCCACGTGGGAGAAGTGCGTCATCTCGACACAGCGTGTCAGTGCGCCTTCGGGCAGGACCAGAACCGAAGGCCCATCCACTCCTCCGTGACCTACTGCGGGTACCACGTCTGTGGCGCCGACAACTTCGCCTATGAATGCCGCGCGAACGGCTGGGTCTACAAGGACATTCCGTGCAATGCCCCCCCCACGTGCCCGTGCGGAAATTTTGACGACATGTACGGAACCATTGAAGCCAACAAGACGTATTGTGGGATGAGGGTGTGCGGCGGCGACACAAACGATCGAATGTATGAGTGCACGAATTCTGGCTGGGTCGAGCAGGCGACGCGCTGCAACTGA
- the tnpA gene encoding IS66 family insertion sequence element accessory protein TnpA: protein MTKPADKPQWVRIAEQFEHSGLTQKQFAQQQGVPLSTVQSWIYRRRRQVAAPSAPAVRLLPVEVAEPTVSSAGKMEVLTCRGARVSFASGTDVAYVARLVAALESASC, encoded by the coding sequence ATGACCAAGCCAGCCGACAAGCCGCAGTGGGTCCGCATCGCCGAGCAGTTCGAGCACAGCGGGCTGACGCAGAAGCAGTTCGCCCAGCAGCAAGGGGTGCCGCTGAGTACCGTGCAGTCGTGGATCTACCGGAGGAGGCGCCAGGTGGCCGCGCCCAGCGCCCCAGCCGTGCGATTGCTGCCGGTGGAGGTGGCCGAGCCGACGGTGAGTAGCGCGGGGAAGATGGAAGTGCTCACGTGCAGAGGCGCGCGGGTGAGCTTCGCGTCGGGTACGGACGTTGCCTACGTGGCGCGATTGGTGGCGGCGCTGGAGAGTGCCTCGTGCTGA